The DNA window CGTCGAACCCCGACCATAGCCAGTCGCCATCCGGGCCGCGCACGAACTGCACCACGCCAAAACCGAGACCCGTCGACCGGGCGAATGCGAGGACGGCTGCGTGCCCGACACCCTGCAGTTCGCCCACCACGGCATTTCCGACGACCCAGAGCATGCCCCGTTCGCCATCGGCAGGCTGGCAGGCGAACACCGGGGCACCCACGGCCGGCACAGGGCCGCCCGCGTTCCCCACCGGCTCGAGCGTGCCGGGCTCCCCCAGGCGCGAGCGCGTCGACATGCGCAGCACGCGGGTGCGCAGGCCAGCGCGCGCGGCGTGGCCGGCGGCGGCGAGCCCCGGCCTGCCGTGGCCCGCCATGTGCAGCCGGGCCATGTCGTTCAGCACCGGGCAGTCCAGGCCTTCGAGACAGCTCCAGAACGCGGCCGTCGCCTCGGCGCTCGCATACTCGCGGTCGGGCTGGCTGGACCGGTGGAACGCGGGCACCGGCACGTGGCGCACCCGGTTGAGCACGATGGCGGTCGCGCCATCGAGCAACACGGGACCGCCCCGCGCGCGCACCTCGCTGGCGACCCCGCCCTGCCCCACCGAATGGGTGAACGTGCACCCGGCAAGCCAGGTTTCGATCGTCAGGCTGCGCAGCCGCGGCCCGAGTGCGCCCGCAAGCGTGTCGGCGACCGGGTCGAAGAGGTGGCGTATGACCAGCATGGCCGCTCAGACGTCGCCGGGCTTGGTGTCGTACGAGCGCTTGCCGGCAGCATCGCCGCGGCGCATGGCCTCCTGCCGCGTGTCATCCTCGCCGGCCAGCGCGCCCTGGCTCAGGTCGGGGCGCAATCCCGCGCCGATGAAGGGCTGCGGGGCTTGTTGCGCCTGCTGCCCGCCCGGTTGCCCCAGCAGGGTGCCGACGATGGCCTCGAGCTGCGCCATGCGTGCCTCCATCATGCCCCCGCCCCAGCCCCCGCCAAAGCCGCCGGGCAATCCGCCGCCATCGACTGGCTTGTCGCCCTGTTTCTCGAAGGGCTTGTCAAAGGGTTTGTCGAAGGAGGCCGACTTGTCGATCACCGGTTTTTCCGGCCGCTTGTCGAGGATCGGCTTGTCGAAGTTCTTGTCCAGCACGGGTTTCTCGGGCTGCAGCTCTTTCGCGAACTCCTTGTCCTTCGTGAATTCCTTGGCCGGCTTGAGGCCGCACTTGACCTTGACGTTGGCGGTCATCACGGCCCCGGGCGCGCTGATGCTGGTGACGGAGACGCAGGTCTTCTGGCCGCCATACGACTTCGAGTTCGGTGCCGACGTGTTGGTGAACGACGAGTTGCCGGTGGAGCCGGGATACGGATCGCCGGCGTCGCCGCGGTTGTTGGAATTTTCCAGGTCGCGCTGGTTGTCGGCCTGGACCAGCGCCACCTTGTAGCGCGCCTCGTTGGTATTGGTGGCAACCGATTCGTCGATATGCCAGATGAGCAGGCCGCCGCCGGGCAGGGAGGCATCGAAGCCCGTCTGCTGCCGGTTCTCGACCAGGAAATACTCGGCACCCGAAGCGCCATCCTTCCACAGGCGCAGCACCGACTGGCTGTCCTTCACATCGGCGATGGAACGCATGCCGTTGACCGTGACGTTGTCGACGGTGGCCCAGCCCTGGTTGGCCTTGCACCAGGCCGAGGGATGGGTCGGCGTATCGCCGCCGCCGCCCCAGCTCCCCGCGGCCATCAGGCAAAAGCGGCCGATGCCTTCGGAACTGCCGTCGGTATCGTACAGGTCCGGGAAACCGAACAGCAGGTGGCCGAGTTCATGGGCGCACACGCCGATCTTGCAGTCCTCGGGCACCGTGAGGTAGCCGAACACCTTGGTCCCGTCGGTCGTCACGGCGCCCGACGGCAGTGTCCACTTGTGCGACCAGATGTCGCCGCTGCTCCCTGTTTCTTCCGCGCCGGCCCCGGCGTGCACGACGACGAAGGCATCGACGAAGCCATTGCCATCATTGTCATAGGGCCCGAAATCGACGCCCG is part of the Pseudoduganella lutea genome and encodes:
- a CDS encoding M6 family metalloprotease domain-containing protein, producing the protein MCNNHDVYANVSRVYAAAQRAPDPDRCMVAPSPELNERLRKEIAALSSQFTSRSGLRLRATEPRAEGFNDGMIIPPSEFPLGTSPSVIRNQALDRAPLHGTVRVIVVLVDFSDQPMARTASDLDQLFFSDGVVPTGSVREYFTEVTHGLVDLQGQVVGPFRLPQTLAAYCNGDSGTGNALPNARTMARDALSAADPGVDFGPYDNDGNGFVDAFVVVHAGAGAEETGSSGDIWSHKWTLPSGAVTTDGTKVFGYLTVPEDCKIGVCAHELGHLLFGFPDLYDTDGSSEGIGRFCLMAAGSWGGGGDTPTHPSAWCKANQGWATVDNVTVNGMRSIADVKDSQSVLRLWKDGASGAEYFLVENRQQTGFDASLPGGGLLIWHIDESVATNTNEARYKVALVQADNQRDLENSNNRGDAGDPYPGSTGNSSFTNTSAPNSKSYGGQKTCVSVTSISAPGAVMTANVKVKCGLKPAKEFTKDKEFAKELQPEKPVLDKNFDKPILDKRPEKPVIDKSASFDKPFDKPFEKQGDKPVDGGGLPGGFGGGWGGGMMEARMAQLEAIVGTLLGQPGGQQAQQAPQPFIGAGLRPDLSQGALAGEDDTRQEAMRRGDAAGKRSYDTKPGDV